In Pyrus communis chromosome 15, drPyrComm1.1, whole genome shotgun sequence, the genomic stretch aaatacattcaaCCATTCTAAAAGTAGTTCCAAACGAATCGCTAATTCAACAAGCAACTCATCATGGTCACCTGATGGAGAGCAATAACTCCATAACTCTTGGCCCATTCACAGGCCTAACTAGCAACCGAGTTAGCTGGAGTAAGATTCTCTCCACTCCAAATCTCTTACTCGTCGcttccctcctctctctcttttttttgttcctttataaagaagtcaacacagatgttaacgtaacttaatcgtaaccgttcaaataaggagagaaatttgaaaaaaagagAATCATAATCCGAGTTAGCTACCTAAAAATCATAAACTCTAAATTGCATCGTCTATCTCGTCTCTTCCACTTAAACGGCTAATTAAACAAATCAACGTGATAATCGCCCAAAGAACACAAGCTGCATATACTTCTATCAACTAGGATCACACTCAACTTAATCATTATAAGTTTAGTGGatcaaaatcaagttttagAGAGTAAAATATcgacttttgagttttaaggaaCAAAGTTGAatcaaaatcgagtttcaaGGGGTAAAATGTAGACTTTTGAGTTTCAGCGAtaatgtgaaattgaaatcaagTTCCAACCAACGTAGCTAAAAATAAACCTTTCAAAAGCTTATTTTGACAATTCGTGAAACACATGTCGAATTATCACTTGCATTCGTAATCAGTAAATTCGTATATAATACCTGTATTACACAACATGCGTACGTAACATTTCAAAAATACTTATGATTTTTCAGACACGTGGTCGACTTGtcaaattttccttttgttttgttcttaaaaTATATTTCCGTATCTGTCACTCCTCGATTTTGGCTTTCGAAGGAAGCGAAGCGAGAGGGTTGAGCTCTGAAGATCCACTGTTTATATTGTTTGTCCGAGTCCGAGTCAGTGACTCAGTAGGCGCGCACATGTCTGCCTGTCTGTCTTCAATTATTCTCAACAATAACATTCCTGGAGAGCGTTGAGATTTGAGCTTTCTGAGTTCTGAGCCTCCCTTCCAAGCAAAACCAAAGGTACTATTCTTTTCTCTCGCTTCTTCTCAGAATTTAAAATTTCGATCCTTTGCCTCCTGAGATTTTCTGGATCTGGGTTTTTCGTGTTATTGCATTGTAGAGGTGGGTTTGTTCTTCGATTTTGTGTTAGGGTTTCAAATTCTTTGCATTCGGTTGTTTTGAGTAAGGGTGGAAGAACAAAGCTTAAATTCGCGAGTTTTTTAGCTGATAAACCTGAATGAATTGTAGGTGGATTTTGAAATGTTGTCGATTTTTCGCGGTTTGGTGCATCGAATTTAGCTGAATTGGAGGTGGGGTTATGTTGGTTTTGTGAAATCTGTGAGTTTTGTGAGTATTCAGTGGGGTTTGGTGTTGGAATATTGTGGCATTGTCACCATGCCTTCGACGCACAATCCGGGTTCTTCTTCGCCGTTGACTTCGATTGGTCGCTCGATTTGGAGCCGGCGAGAGCCATTTCAATCAGAAGAAGCTAATCAGGAGTTGAGTGAGCTGGAATTAGAGGTTCAATCTTTTCAAAAACTTGTTACGGACCTGTTTCATGACTTGTCAGCTGTTGGTGCTGATGAATTGCTCTCCATTGCGTGGATTAGGAAACTTTTGGATGTTTTTGTTAGCTGCCAAGACGAGTTCAGGGTTTTATTGTTGAAAAACAAGGTGCAGGTTTCTAAACCGCCGTTGGACCATTGGGCGGATGAGTACTTGGATAGGAGCTTGAAGGCACTTGACATTTGCAATGCTGCTCGCGATGGGATTGACAAGATTCGTGCGTGGCATAAGCATTTAGAGATCGTTCTGTGTGCCTTGGAGTCTCGCCAGAGGGCATTCTCTGAGGGCCAGTTCCGTCGAGCAAGAAAGGCTTTGGTGGATTTGGCACTTGAAATGCTTGGTGAGAGAGACTCTGGGTCTGTTTTTTCCCACCGCAACTGGTCTTTTGGGCGTAACAATAACACAAGAAAGGATGCTCGCCGTCGGCAACACTCATCTGGGAATCCAACTGGGCATTCCCGCTCTCACTCGTGGAGCATATCCCATTCTTGGTCTGCAGCTAAGCAGCTTCAGTCAATTGCAAGCAACTTGGTAGCACCTCGTGGAAACGAGGTTATTGCAACGAATGGGCTTGCAGGGTCCGTTTTCACAATGAGTTGTGTTATCACGTTTGTTTTGTTGTCTCTTGTGGCTGCGATCCCATGTCAGGATCGAGGTATCAGCACTCATTTTTCGATCCCGCCGCAGTACTCCTGGGGCATCCCGTTATCCACACTTCACGAACGGATAATAGAGGAATCTAAGAAGCGAGAGCGCCAGAACTCTCACGGGTTGCTGAGGGAGATTTATCATGTCGAGAGATGTGCCCGCCACATGACAGACTTGATGGATCTGGTTCAGTTCCCGTTAACAGAGGAACAGAAAGTGGAAGTCGAACAAGAACTGCAGGAGCTAGCATCGATTTGTGAAAGTTTTAAGAATGGACTGGATCCGCTGGAACGCCAAATCAGGGAAGTATTCCGTCGGATTATGAACTGCAGAACTGAAGGTCTCGAACTTTTGAGTCGCGCAAACAATCCGGAGTAACGTAAAAGAGAGAGTGTCTACCGAGCAAGAAATGTACAAATTTGCGAATACATTCGTTGTTTTGCATATTTCCGAGTTTGCAAGGAGAGAGGAGGTATATCGGTCAGCAACAATACAGAGGTTAAACAAACACCGTGAAAGAATCTCTTCGGTTTCGCGAGCAACATAGtattttttgtttctgggaCTTCTGGTAAAACGAGGTATGTATGTCACAGTTTGGTTTGTATATGTTACATTCTAAAAGTCCTTTGCAATATTCTTACAGTTTGGTTGTAACTCCGGATCGTTTGATATATATAACTCAGTCCTATTCAGTTACATACATACAAATCGAAGCTAACACATTATCGGAACTTATCAAAACGAATACTGATCAGCATCGCTATATCACATTCGAAAACAGATCAACATCGGTAAACCACATTCGAAAATCAAATCGTGAACGGGTTTTAGTATCATGTACCATATGGTTCCTCACTCGAGCATATCATTTAAGAGTAAACAGCAATATTAGTATAAATTAGTCTGTCGTCTAGCTCTATCGGTTTGCCCTTCAACCGGCATGAAGGGCAACCGGGCTTTCTGTAAATGAGAAGGTTATTTTCTACAAATACTAATTACAATGAACCTGTCAAGTGTTTGAAAACGATCTCCCACAAGCCTTCAACTGAGAGCATCCACCGTTACTTGTATTGAAATTGATCCAAAGCTTCAGTTGTACCTGCATCTCTTT encodes the following:
- the LOC137717518 gene encoding protein ROH1D-like — its product is MPSTHNPGSSSPLTSIGRSIWSRREPFQSEEANQELSELELEVQSFQKLVTDLFHDLSAVGADELLSIAWIRKLLDVFVSCQDEFRVLLLKNKVQVSKPPLDHWADEYLDRSLKALDICNAARDGIDKIRAWHKHLEIVLCALESRQRAFSEGQFRRARKALVDLALEMLGERDSGSVFSHRNWSFGRNNNTRKDARRRQHSSGNPTGHSRSHSWSISHSWSAAKQLQSIASNLVAPRGNEVIATNGLAGSVFTMSCVITFVLLSLVAAIPCQDRGISTHFSIPPQYSWGIPLSTLHERIIEESKKRERQNSHGLLREIYHVERCARHMTDLMDLVQFPLTEEQKVEVEQELQELASICESFKNGLDPLERQIREVFRRIMNCRTEGLELLSRANNPE